The Arachis hypogaea cultivar Tifrunner chromosome 14, arahy.Tifrunner.gnm2.J5K5, whole genome shotgun sequence genome has a segment encoding these proteins:
- the LOC112744717 gene encoding probable trehalase isoform X2, giving the protein MASSSSSSSCSVVTPSTPLVSFLEQLQETALQTFGDSNFDPKTYVDLPLKFTLSETHQAFQNLPRLSSNGTVSAEVLKGFINRYFKGAGDDLVCWQPHDFVAEPEGFLTKVKHPEVRAWALKVHSLWRNLSRKVSHEVEKNPQLHTLLPLPNPVVIPGSRFREVYYWDSYWVIRGLLVSKMHKTATAIVMNLVSLIEKYGFVLNGARQYYTNRSQPPLLSSMIYEIYRITGDIELVKRCLPALLKEHAFWNSDIHRVTIVDAQGHSHNLNRYQAMWNKPRPESSTMDKKSASKFLNISEKQHFYRDIASAAESGWDFSTRWMRVPPDYSTLATTSVIPVDLNAYLLGMEINIAFFAKAIGDETTVKHFMELSDARKKAINSVFWSPSKKQWLDYWLNSGTCEVAHVWEDKHQNKNVFASNFVPLWMEPFYSDGSLVGNVVHALKTSGLIRAAGIATSLTDSGQQWDFPNGWAPLQHMLAEGLVKSGSKEARLLAEEIAIKWIRSNYVSYKKTGVMHEKLDVEKCGEYGGGGEYAPQTGFGWSNGVVLAFLEEFGWPQDRSIDC; this is encoded by the exons atggcttcttcttcttcttcttcctcttgttccGTTGTCACGCCATCCACTCCTCTTGTTTCCTTCCTCGAACAGCTCCAAGAAACGGCGCTCCAAACCTTCGGGGACTCCAACTTCGATCCCAAAACCTACGTTGACTTGCCCCTCAAGTTCACCCTCTCCGAGACACACCAAGCATTCCAGAACCTTCCAAGACTGAGTTCCAACGGGACCGTTTCTGCGGAGGTGCTGAAAGGCTTCATCAATAGGTACTTTAAGGGCGCAGGGGATGATCTGGTGTGCTGGCAGCCACATGATTTCGTTGCAGAGCCAGAAGGGTTCTTGACGAAGGTGAAGCACCCGGAGGTGAGGGCGTGGGCTTTGAAGGTTCATTCGCTTTGGAGAAACTTGAGTCGCAAGGTATCCCATGAAGTCGAAAAGAACCCGCAGCTGCACACTCTGCTTCCCCTGCCGAACCCTGTTGTTATTCCTGGTTCACGCTTTCGCGAGGTCTATTATTGGGACTCCTATTGGGTCATTCG GGGCTTGCTGGTgagtaaaatgcataagactgCTACTGCTATTGTGATGAATCTTGTTTCTTTAATAGAAAAATATGGATTTGTGCTCAATGGGGCTAGACAGTACTACACTAACAGGAG TCAGCCTCCTCTTTTAAGCTCTATGATTTATGAGATATACCGCATCACTGGTGACATTGAGTTAGTTAAAAGATGTTTACCTGCACTGCTTAAGGAGCATGCCTTTTGGAATTCAG aTATACATAGAGTGACCATTGTGGATGCTCAAGGACACTCCCATAACTTGAATCGCTATCAGGCAATGTGGAACAAACCCAGGCCAGAGTCGTCCACAATG GACAAGAAATCTGCTTCCAAGTTCTTAAATATTTCAGAAAAGCAGCATTTTTACCGTGATATTGCCTCGGCTGCTGAATCAGGATGGGATTTCAGCACAAGATGGATGAG AGTTCCACCTGACTACAGTACACTAGCTACAACATCTGTAATACCTGTTGATTTGAATGCATATCTGCTTGGG ATGGAAATTAATATTGCCTTCTTTGCAAAAGCTATTGGAGACGAAACCACTGTGAAACACTTCATGGAACTTTCTGATGCTAGAAAGAAGGCAATAAATTCTGTTTTCTGGAGTCCAAGCAAGAAGCAATGGCTCGATTACTGGCTCAACAGTGGCACATGTGAG GTGGCTCATGTTTGGGAAGATAAGCATCAGAATAAAAATGTATTTGCTTCCAATTTTGTTCCTTTGTGGATGGAGCCATTTTACTCAG ATGGTTCGCTTGTGGGTAACGTTGTTCATGCTCTCAAAACTTCTGGCCTGATTCGTGCTGCCGGAATTGCAACTTCTTTGACTGATTCAGGACAACAGTG GGACTTTCCAAATGGTTGGGCTCCACTTCAACACATGCTAGCAGAAGGCCTGGTAAAATCAGGGTCAAAAGAAGCAAGGTTGTTGGCTGAGGAAATTGCTATCAAATGGATTAGAAGCAATTATGTTAGTTACAAGAAAACGGGGGTAATGCATGAAAAGCTTGACGTGGAGAAGTGTGGAGAATATGGAGGCGGGGGTGAATATGCACCCCAG ACTGGATTTGGTTGGTCTAACGGGGTTGTGTTGGCATTCTTGGAAGAGTTTGGTTGGCCTCAAGATCGGAGTATAGATTGTTGA
- the LOC112744717 gene encoding probable trehalase isoform X1, producing the protein MALHALTLLLCTFSLSLSFAVASSHMASSSSSSSCSVVTPSTPLVSFLEQLQETALQTFGDSNFDPKTYVDLPLKFTLSETHQAFQNLPRLSSNGTVSAEVLKGFINRYFKGAGDDLVCWQPHDFVAEPEGFLTKVKHPEVRAWALKVHSLWRNLSRKVSHEVEKNPQLHTLLPLPNPVVIPGSRFREVYYWDSYWVIRGLLVSKMHKTATAIVMNLVSLIEKYGFVLNGARQYYTNRSQPPLLSSMIYEIYRITGDIELVKRCLPALLKEHAFWNSDIHRVTIVDAQGHSHNLNRYQAMWNKPRPESSTMDKKSASKFLNISEKQHFYRDIASAAESGWDFSTRWMRVPPDYSTLATTSVIPVDLNAYLLGMEINIAFFAKAIGDETTVKHFMELSDARKKAINSVFWSPSKKQWLDYWLNSGTCEVAHVWEDKHQNKNVFASNFVPLWMEPFYSDGSLVGNVVHALKTSGLIRAAGIATSLTDSGQQWDFPNGWAPLQHMLAEGLVKSGSKEARLLAEEIAIKWIRSNYVSYKKTGVMHEKLDVEKCGEYGGGGEYAPQTGFGWSNGVVLAFLEEFGWPQDRSIDC; encoded by the exons ATGGCGCTGCACGCCCTCACCCTACTACTGTGCAcgttctcactctcactctccttTGCTGTAGCTTCGTCCCacatggcttcttcttcttcttcttcctcttgttccGTTGTCACGCCATCCACTCCTCTTGTTTCCTTCCTCGAACAGCTCCAAGAAACGGCGCTCCAAACCTTCGGGGACTCCAACTTCGATCCCAAAACCTACGTTGACTTGCCCCTCAAGTTCACCCTCTCCGAGACACACCAAGCATTCCAGAACCTTCCAAGACTGAGTTCCAACGGGACCGTTTCTGCGGAGGTGCTGAAAGGCTTCATCAATAGGTACTTTAAGGGCGCAGGGGATGATCTGGTGTGCTGGCAGCCACATGATTTCGTTGCAGAGCCAGAAGGGTTCTTGACGAAGGTGAAGCACCCGGAGGTGAGGGCGTGGGCTTTGAAGGTTCATTCGCTTTGGAGAAACTTGAGTCGCAAGGTATCCCATGAAGTCGAAAAGAACCCGCAGCTGCACACTCTGCTTCCCCTGCCGAACCCTGTTGTTATTCCTGGTTCACGCTTTCGCGAGGTCTATTATTGGGACTCCTATTGGGTCATTCG GGGCTTGCTGGTgagtaaaatgcataagactgCTACTGCTATTGTGATGAATCTTGTTTCTTTAATAGAAAAATATGGATTTGTGCTCAATGGGGCTAGACAGTACTACACTAACAGGAG TCAGCCTCCTCTTTTAAGCTCTATGATTTATGAGATATACCGCATCACTGGTGACATTGAGTTAGTTAAAAGATGTTTACCTGCACTGCTTAAGGAGCATGCCTTTTGGAATTCAG aTATACATAGAGTGACCATTGTGGATGCTCAAGGACACTCCCATAACTTGAATCGCTATCAGGCAATGTGGAACAAACCCAGGCCAGAGTCGTCCACAATG GACAAGAAATCTGCTTCCAAGTTCTTAAATATTTCAGAAAAGCAGCATTTTTACCGTGATATTGCCTCGGCTGCTGAATCAGGATGGGATTTCAGCACAAGATGGATGAG AGTTCCACCTGACTACAGTACACTAGCTACAACATCTGTAATACCTGTTGATTTGAATGCATATCTGCTTGGG ATGGAAATTAATATTGCCTTCTTTGCAAAAGCTATTGGAGACGAAACCACTGTGAAACACTTCATGGAACTTTCTGATGCTAGAAAGAAGGCAATAAATTCTGTTTTCTGGAGTCCAAGCAAGAAGCAATGGCTCGATTACTGGCTCAACAGTGGCACATGTGAG GTGGCTCATGTTTGGGAAGATAAGCATCAGAATAAAAATGTATTTGCTTCCAATTTTGTTCCTTTGTGGATGGAGCCATTTTACTCAG ATGGTTCGCTTGTGGGTAACGTTGTTCATGCTCTCAAAACTTCTGGCCTGATTCGTGCTGCCGGAATTGCAACTTCTTTGACTGATTCAGGACAACAGTG GGACTTTCCAAATGGTTGGGCTCCACTTCAACACATGCTAGCAGAAGGCCTGGTAAAATCAGGGTCAAAAGAAGCAAGGTTGTTGGCTGAGGAAATTGCTATCAAATGGATTAGAAGCAATTATGTTAGTTACAAGAAAACGGGGGTAATGCATGAAAAGCTTGACGTGGAGAAGTGTGGAGAATATGGAGGCGGGGGTGAATATGCACCCCAG ACTGGATTTGGTTGGTCTAACGGGGTTGTGTTGGCATTCTTGGAAGAGTTTGGTTGGCCTCAAGATCGGAGTATAGATTGTTGA